A genome region from Streptomyces sp. NBC_01296 includes the following:
- a CDS encoding universal stress protein has protein sequence MSGKTGEGRELVVGIDPARDWHLALAWAADEAHRRRLGLHLVAAVPPQHDTHPVDDTPHQTALRQAGAHALEDAVDWARDRHPELAVSGDLQAGPPAAVIGRLSKEARMVVLGSRHLSRTAEFFSAGSLVVPVAAQAGCPVVVVGDAEHVSQQPPYVVVGIDGSESSKAALAFACEEADLRGAELRVISVFQPPVLRLHDEEVALQAQRRMLAEATAGWPAKYPDVAVRHEIPIGHPVEELAKAAEHALAVVVGRRGRGGYSGMHLGSVVHGLLHRAHCPVITVPTV, from the coding sequence GTGAGCGGCAAGACCGGCGAAGGCCGAGAACTCGTGGTCGGAATCGACCCGGCCAGGGACTGGCACCTGGCCCTGGCCTGGGCAGCCGACGAGGCCCACCGGCGCAGGCTCGGCCTGCACCTTGTCGCTGCCGTGCCACCGCAGCACGACACCCACCCTGTCGATGACACGCCCCACCAGACCGCCCTGCGCCAGGCCGGAGCGCACGCGCTGGAAGACGCCGTGGACTGGGCGCGGGATCGCCATCCGGAGCTCGCGGTGTCCGGTGATCTGCAGGCAGGCCCTCCGGCAGCCGTGATCGGCAGGCTGTCGAAGGAAGCACGCATGGTCGTGCTGGGTTCACGACACTTGAGCCGGACGGCCGAGTTCTTCAGTGCCGGATCCCTGGTCGTCCCCGTGGCGGCCCAGGCCGGCTGTCCGGTGGTGGTGGTCGGCGATGCCGAGCACGTCAGCCAGCAGCCGCCCTATGTGGTCGTGGGCATCGACGGGAGCGAATCCTCCAAGGCCGCGCTCGCCTTCGCCTGTGAGGAGGCCGACCTCCGGGGCGCCGAGCTGCGCGTCATCTCGGTGTTCCAGCCGCCGGTCCTCCGGCTGCACGACGAGGAGGTGGCCCTGCAGGCCCAGCGCAGGATGCTGGCCGAGGCCACCGCCGGCTGGCCGGCGAAGTACCCGGATGTCGCCGTCCGGCACGAGATCCCCATCGGGCACCCTGTGGAGGAACTGGCGAAGGCCGCCGAGCACGCCTTGGCCGTGGTCGTAGGCCGCCGGGGTCGCGGGGGATACAGCGGCATGCACCTGGGCTCCGTCGTCCACGGCCTCCTGCACCGGGCACACTGCCCGGTCATCACCGTCCCCACCGTCTGA
- a CDS encoding response regulator transcription factor, with the protein MSDAKASTAEGAVRVFLLDDHEVVRRGLHDLLEAEPGITVVGEASTAEQALARGPALRPDVAVLDVRLPDGDGITVCRELRSRMPELACLMLTSFDDEDALLDAIMAGAAGYVLKQIKGADLVAAVRTVATGQSMLDPATTARLMHSLRDPGAPAKSPVDARLAALSEREHTVLALIGEGLTNRQIAKQLFLSEKTVKNHISRLLGKLGVERRVQAAVIAAQARDQNESPH; encoded by the coding sequence ATGTCCGACGCAAAGGCCTCCACGGCGGAGGGAGCCGTCAGGGTGTTCCTCCTCGATGACCACGAGGTCGTCCGGAGGGGCCTTCACGACCTCCTCGAGGCCGAGCCCGGCATCACCGTCGTGGGCGAGGCGTCCACGGCCGAGCAGGCGCTGGCCCGCGGGCCGGCGCTGCGCCCGGACGTGGCGGTACTGGACGTCCGGCTGCCCGATGGTGACGGCATCACGGTCTGCCGTGAGCTGCGCTCGCGGATGCCGGAGCTCGCGTGTCTGATGCTCACCTCTTTCGACGACGAGGACGCGCTCCTCGACGCGATCATGGCCGGCGCCGCCGGGTACGTCCTCAAGCAGATCAAGGGGGCCGACCTGGTCGCCGCCGTACGGACCGTGGCGACGGGTCAGTCGATGCTCGACCCGGCGACGACGGCTCGCCTCATGCACTCGCTCCGCGACCCCGGTGCCCCCGCGAAGTCACCCGTGGACGCCCGGCTGGCGGCTCTCTCCGAGCGGGAGCACACCGTGCTGGCGCTCATCGGCGAAGGCCTCACGAACCGCCAGATCGCCAAGCAGCTCTTCCTGTCCGAGAAGACCGTCAAGAACCACATCTCCAGGCTGCTGGGCAAGCTCGGCGTCGAACGCCGGGTCCAGGCAGCCGTGATCGCAGCGCAGGCACGCGATCAGAACGAAAGCCCTCACTGA
- a CDS encoding response regulator, protein MPESGPSSPVESPAPISVFLLDDHEVVRRGVHDLLDAEPDLTVVGEAGTVEQALVRIPALRPQVAVLDVRLPDGDGVSVCRELRSRMPELSCLMLTSFDDEEALLDAVMAGASGYVLKQITGTDLVSAVRTVASGQSMLDPGATTRLMARIRGDAPKEEQAPGLPGLTDREREILILVSKGLTNREIGKQLFLAEKTIKNIVSRLLTKLGVERRVQAAVIASHALTPPSQRPTAAAAAESTDGPARR, encoded by the coding sequence ATGCCGGAGAGCGGCCCGTCGTCCCCCGTGGAGTCGCCTGCGCCGATCAGCGTGTTCCTCCTGGACGACCACGAGGTGGTGCGCCGAGGCGTTCACGACCTGCTGGACGCCGAGCCCGATCTGACCGTGGTCGGTGAAGCGGGAACGGTGGAGCAAGCCCTCGTCCGCATCCCCGCCCTGCGTCCACAGGTTGCCGTACTGGACGTCCGGCTGCCGGACGGCGACGGGGTGAGCGTGTGCCGTGAACTGCGGTCCCGGATGCCCGAGCTCTCCTGCCTCATGCTCACCTCGTTCGACGACGAGGAAGCGCTGCTGGACGCGGTGATGGCCGGCGCGTCGGGCTACGTCCTCAAGCAGATCACCGGCACGGATCTCGTCTCGGCCGTACGCACGGTCGCCTCGGGCCAGTCCATGCTCGACCCCGGCGCCACCACGCGGCTGATGGCCCGGATCAGAGGCGACGCACCGAAGGAAGAGCAGGCCCCCGGACTACCTGGGTTGACCGACCGGGAACGCGAGATCCTCATCCTCGTGAGCAAGGGTCTCACCAACCGGGAGATCGGCAAGCAGCTCTTCCTTGCCGAGAAGACGATCAAGAACATCGTCTCGCGCCTCCTCACCAAACTGGGCGTGGAACGCCGGGTACAGGCGGCAGTCATCGCCAGCCATGCCCTGACCCCGCCGAGCCAACGCCCGACAGCGGCAGCGGCAGCGGAGTCGACGGACGGCCCCGCCCGGCGTTGA
- a CDS encoding sensor histidine kinase, with protein sequence MSGDGREAAIGRVPRLRLDELLEELQVRIDQVRGTRDRLNGLLEAVMSVGRELDLPQVLRGIVEAAVVLVDAEYGALGVIGDDKKLAEFLPVGISDELRAQIGDLPSGHGILGELIRHPEPLRLSELSEHPASYGFPANHPPMHSFLGVPIRVRDDVFGNLYLTEKRGGMEFDAEDEAVLSTLAVAAGIAIENARLFEDVRLRERWMAANADITSALLSGSPESEVLEGMLERSKDITGADLGVFYLVGAGGDLRGSLSLGEGAEAHRGIVLPSIAGTLAEAALCEDGLVVVSDVAHDERVQVQPERWEGFGPAVAVAIGTKEHLSGVLILARLRGRAAFGPLEVGALPGFAGQAALALELADRRRDAEQMSLLEDHDRIARDLHDLAIQRLFATGMTLQSAQRFVEHPQASERLTRAIDDLDATIKIIRSTIFGLREREIPGVLPKLRLRVVQAVDQAAVVLGFAPALRMEGLIDTDVPSAVADEVIAVIGEALTNVARHAQAGHADVSITAADGAVTVEVGDDGIGMLGGGRRSGLRNLAERAERLGGELCTEGRPGGGTRLVWRVPLAPSPDGDAATPRTGQ encoded by the coding sequence ATGAGCGGGGACGGCCGAGAAGCCGCGATCGGAAGGGTGCCCCGGCTCCGACTGGACGAACTGCTCGAAGAGCTGCAGGTGCGGATCGACCAGGTCCGCGGCACCCGGGACCGGCTGAACGGGCTCCTCGAGGCGGTCATGTCGGTGGGCCGGGAGCTGGACCTGCCACAGGTGCTGCGCGGCATCGTCGAGGCGGCCGTGGTCCTCGTGGACGCGGAGTACGGAGCCCTCGGCGTCATCGGCGACGACAAGAAGCTCGCCGAGTTCCTCCCCGTGGGCATCAGCGACGAGCTGCGCGCGCAGATCGGGGACCTGCCCTCGGGGCACGGCATCCTGGGCGAGCTGATCCGCCACCCGGAGCCGCTGCGTCTGTCGGAGCTGTCCGAGCACCCCGCGTCGTACGGATTCCCCGCCAACCACCCCCCGATGCACTCCTTCCTGGGCGTGCCGATCCGGGTCCGCGACGACGTGTTCGGCAACCTCTACCTCACCGAGAAGCGCGGCGGAATGGAGTTCGACGCCGAAGACGAGGCGGTCCTGTCGACGCTGGCCGTCGCCGCCGGCATCGCCATCGAGAACGCCCGTCTCTTCGAAGACGTCAGACTCCGGGAGCGCTGGATGGCGGCCAACGCCGACATCACCAGTGCCCTGCTGTCCGGCTCCCCGGAGTCCGAGGTACTCGAAGGGATGCTGGAGCGCTCGAAGGACATCACCGGGGCGGACCTCGGCGTCTTCTACCTGGTCGGAGCCGGTGGCGACCTCCGGGGCTCGCTCTCGCTGGGGGAGGGAGCCGAGGCGCACCGCGGGATCGTGCTCCCCAGCATCGCGGGAACGCTGGCGGAAGCGGCCCTTTGCGAGGACGGGCTGGTGGTGGTCTCCGACGTCGCCCACGACGAGCGGGTCCAGGTCCAGCCGGAGCGGTGGGAAGGTTTCGGCCCGGCCGTGGCGGTCGCCATCGGTACGAAGGAACACCTGAGCGGTGTGCTGATCCTCGCGCGGCTGCGGGGGCGAGCCGCCTTCGGCCCCTTGGAGGTGGGCGCTCTGCCCGGGTTCGCAGGCCAGGCCGCCCTCGCCCTGGAGCTGGCCGACCGCCGAAGGGACGCGGAGCAGATGAGCCTGCTGGAAGATCACGACCGGATCGCCCGTGACCTGCATGATCTGGCGATCCAGCGGCTGTTCGCCACCGGTATGACGCTGCAGAGCGCCCAGCGCTTCGTCGAGCACCCACAGGCCTCGGAGCGCCTGACCCGGGCGATCGACGACCTGGACGCCACCATCAAGATCATCCGATCGACCATCTTCGGGCTGCGCGAGCGCGAGATCCCCGGGGTGCTGCCGAAGCTCAGGCTCCGCGTGGTGCAAGCCGTGGACCAGGCGGCGGTCGTGCTCGGCTTCGCCCCGGCTCTGCGGATGGAGGGCTTGATCGACACGGATGTACCGTCGGCCGTGGCCGACGAGGTCATCGCCGTCATCGGCGAAGCGCTGACCAACGTGGCGCGCCACGCGCAGGCAGGACACGCGGACGTCTCGATCACGGCCGCGGACGGCGCTGTGACCGTCGAGGTCGGCGACGACGGCATCGGAATGCTGGGTGGGGGCCGTCGCAGCGGATTGCGCAACCTCGCCGAGAGGGCCGAGCGGCTGGGCGGAGAGCTGTGTACGGAGGGAAGGCCCGGCGGAGGCACCCGGCTCGTATGGCGCGTACCCCTTGCTCCGTCCCCCGACGGCGACGCCGCAACGCCCCGTACCGGTCAGTGA
- a CDS encoding pyridoxamine 5'-phosphate oxidase family protein encodes MDRDAVHPEEEPSARRMQQLDRDEALRLLTTVSLGRIVFTQHALPAVRPVNHLVEGENIVVRVHDGGALAALLAPSDAAGVVVAYEADAIDPETHLGWSVVVTGYATPVADPEEAEDYATRLRPWVAEAMPRALRITPDLVTGFRLEADPPEPMTVCGR; translated from the coding sequence ATGGACCGGGATGCGGTACACCCGGAGGAGGAGCCATCAGCCCGGCGGATGCAGCAGCTGGACCGTGACGAAGCGCTGAGGCTGCTGACGACCGTGTCGCTGGGACGGATCGTCTTCACCCAACACGCCCTGCCGGCGGTCCGCCCCGTGAACCACCTCGTGGAGGGCGAGAACATCGTCGTACGGGTCCACGACGGAGGCGCCCTCGCGGCCCTGCTCGCTCCGTCCGACGCCGCTGGGGTCGTGGTCGCCTACGAAGCCGATGCCATCGACCCCGAGACGCACCTCGGCTGGAGCGTCGTGGTGACCGGATACGCCACTCCCGTGGCGGACCCGGAGGAAGCGGAGGATTACGCGACGCGCCTGCGCCCCTGGGTGGCCGAGGCCATGCCGAGGGCGCTGCGCATCACGCCCGACCTCGTCACGGGTTTCCGTCTGGAGGCGGACCCGCCCGAGCCGATGACCGTGTGCGGCCGCTGA
- a CDS encoding STAS domain-containing protein has protein sequence MTTQLIALTCAVREDSEVTASLDGELDVHTSAQIGPRLTRLAESWGPELTLDLSGLTFCDSAGVDLLLRIHHQCAARGIRLTLAGVPRLVAGPMRLLGADRVLVLSER, from the coding sequence ATGACCACCCAGCTGATCGCACTGACGTGTGCGGTCCGGGAGGACTCCGAAGTGACGGCGTCTCTCGACGGTGAACTCGATGTCCACACGAGTGCGCAGATCGGCCCCAGACTGACGCGGCTCGCGGAGTCGTGGGGTCCCGAACTCACTCTTGACCTGTCCGGCCTCACTTTCTGCGACAGCGCGGGAGTCGATCTGCTCCTGCGGATCCACCATCAGTGCGCTGCACGCGGCATTCGGCTCACACTCGCCGGGGTTCCCCGCCTGGTGGCAGGGCCGATGCGGCTCCTCGGAGCCGACCGGGTCCTCGTGCTGTCGGAGAGGTGA
- a CDS encoding phosphoketolase family protein, giving the protein MTKYRIPELDAHWRAANYLAVGQIYLMDNPLLAEPLRPEHIKPRLLGHWGTSPGLNLVHTHLNRVVKERAQEALCIWGPGHGGPAVLANSWLEGSYTETYPDISRDGEGMRKLFRQFSFPGGVPSHVAPETPGSIHEGGELGYSLAHAYGAAFDNPGLLVACVIGDGEAETGPLAASWHSNKFLDPLRDGSVLPILHLNGYKIANPTVLSRIPEAELDELLRGYGHEPLHVTGHDPRSVHQAMAAAMDKALDRIAEIRRGARAAKGDSARRPWPVIVLRTPKGWTGPATVDGNPVEGTWRAHQVPLASVRENPEHLRMLEQWLRSYRPQELFDSEGRPTARVLACVPPGDLRLGATVRSNGGRLLRPLPLPALEAHAVAVDKPGSSVHEPTRVLGAYLTDVMRETEERRDFRVVGPDETASNRLDDLFAVTGKAWQEPTEPTDLNLARGGRVMEILSEHVCQGWLEGYLLTGRHGLFSTYEAFAHIVDSMVAQHVKWLRTARALRWRAPIASLNYLLTSHVWRQDHNGFSHQDPGFVDHVLSKSPEVVRAYFPPDANTLLAVADHVLRSRDQVNVVVAGKQPCFDWLSMDEARTHCARGAGIWDWAGTDDGTREPDVVLACAGDIPTQEVLAAAALLREHMPRLAVRVVNVVDIARLMPREEHPHGMTDVEYDSLFTADTPVIFAYHGYPWLIHRLAYRRAGHPHLHVRGYKESGTTTTPFDMVVRNDLDRYRLVMDVIDRVPGLAEHSGALRQTMADQRIRHHDWIRAHGSDLPEIVDWSWPY; this is encoded by the coding sequence ATGACGAAGTACCGGATCCCCGAGCTCGACGCCCACTGGCGCGCCGCGAACTATCTGGCCGTGGGCCAGATCTACCTGATGGACAACCCGCTGCTGGCCGAGCCGCTGCGGCCCGAGCACATCAAGCCCCGGCTGCTCGGCCACTGGGGCACCTCCCCCGGCCTCAACCTCGTCCACACCCACCTCAACCGGGTGGTCAAGGAGCGCGCCCAGGAGGCGTTGTGCATCTGGGGCCCCGGCCACGGCGGACCCGCCGTACTCGCCAACTCCTGGCTGGAAGGCTCGTACACCGAGACCTACCCGGACATCAGCCGGGACGGCGAGGGGATGCGGAAGCTGTTCCGGCAGTTCTCCTTCCCCGGCGGGGTGCCCAGCCATGTGGCGCCCGAGACGCCGGGATCGATCCACGAGGGCGGCGAACTCGGCTACTCGCTCGCGCACGCCTACGGCGCCGCCTTCGACAATCCCGGCCTGCTCGTCGCGTGCGTCATCGGCGACGGCGAGGCCGAGACGGGACCGCTCGCGGCCTCCTGGCACTCGAACAAGTTCCTCGACCCGCTCCGCGACGGCTCGGTGCTGCCGATCCTCCACCTCAACGGCTACAAGATCGCCAACCCCACCGTCCTGTCCCGCATCCCCGAAGCGGAGTTGGACGAGCTGCTGCGCGGCTACGGGCACGAGCCGCTCCACGTCACCGGCCACGACCCCCGCAGCGTCCACCAGGCGATGGCGGCGGCGATGGACAAGGCCCTGGACCGCATCGCCGAGATCCGGCGCGGGGCCCGCGCCGCCAAGGGCGACAGCGCCCGCCGGCCATGGCCCGTGATCGTCCTGCGGACCCCCAAGGGCTGGACCGGCCCGGCCACGGTGGACGGCAACCCCGTCGAGGGAACCTGGCGGGCCCACCAGGTCCCGTTGGCCTCCGTACGGGAGAACCCCGAACACCTGCGGATGCTGGAGCAGTGGCTGCGCTCGTACCGCCCGCAGGAACTCTTCGACTCCGAGGGGCGCCCCACGGCGCGGGTGCTGGCCTGCGTTCCGCCGGGTGACCTGCGCCTGGGCGCAACCGTGCGCTCCAACGGCGGCCGGCTGCTGCGTCCGCTCCCGCTTCCCGCGCTCGAGGCTCATGCGGTCGCGGTGGACAAGCCCGGAAGCTCCGTCCACGAGCCCACCCGGGTACTGGGGGCCTACCTCACCGACGTGATGCGGGAGACCGAGGAGCGGCGGGACTTCCGCGTCGTCGGCCCGGACGAGACCGCCTCCAACCGGCTCGACGACCTGTTCGCCGTGACGGGCAAGGCGTGGCAGGAGCCGACCGAGCCGACCGACCTGAATCTGGCACGCGGTGGCCGGGTGATGGAGATCCTGTCCGAGCACGTCTGCCAGGGTTGGCTGGAGGGGTACCTGCTCACCGGCCGCCACGGCCTCTTCTCCACGTACGAGGCCTTCGCGCACATCGTCGACTCGATGGTCGCCCAGCACGTCAAGTGGCTGCGGACGGCCCGCGCACTGCGGTGGCGGGCCCCCATCGCCTCCCTCAACTACCTGCTGACCTCGCACGTCTGGCGCCAGGACCACAACGGCTTCTCCCACCAGGACCCGGGGTTCGTCGACCACGTCCTCAGCAAGAGTCCGGAAGTCGTGCGCGCCTACTTCCCTCCCGACGCGAACACCCTGCTCGCGGTGGCCGACCACGTCCTGCGCAGCCGGGACCAGGTGAACGTGGTCGTCGCCGGCAAACAGCCGTGCTTCGACTGGCTTTCGATGGACGAGGCACGGACCCACTGCGCCCGAGGCGCCGGCATCTGGGACTGGGCTGGGACGGATGACGGCACGCGTGAGCCCGATGTGGTGCTGGCCTGCGCGGGTGACATTCCGACCCAGGAGGTGCTCGCCGCGGCGGCGCTGCTGCGCGAGCACATGCCGCGGCTTGCCGTCCGGGTCGTCAACGTCGTCGACATCGCGCGGCTGATGCCCCGGGAGGAGCACCCGCACGGGATGACGGACGTCGAGTACGACTCCCTGTTCACCGCGGACACACCGGTGATCTTCGCGTACCACGGCTACCCGTGGCTGATCCACCGGCTCGCCTACCGCCGGGCCGGCCACCCCCACCTGCACGTCCGCGGCTACAAGGAGTCGGGCACCACCACCACACCGTTCGACATGGTGGTGCGCAACGACCTCGACCGGTACCGCCTCGTCATGGACGTCATCGACCGCGTTCCCGGCCTGGCCGAACACTCCGGAGCCCTGCGCCAGACCATGGCCGACCAACGGATCCGCCACCACGACTGGATCCGCGCCCACGGAAGCGACCTCCCGGAGATCGTCGACTGGTCCTGGCCGTACTGA
- a CDS encoding CBS domain-containing protein has protein sequence MKHIKVGDLMTDEVVAVVSATSFKDVAKLLAQHDVSGLPVVDDEDRVVGVVSESDLLIRQAAPVAAESSEASPLAEVTAGEVMSTPAVTIHAEETAADAARLMTRRSVERLPVVDEEERLVGIVTRRDLLRLFLRPDSEIRRRVTDDVLGDTLGVHAEAVEVHVIDGVVTLSGVVDRQSQVPVLIRLVEQLEGVVAVASAVTGRVDDSSLAPRARTPQSMPW, from the coding sequence ATGAAGCACATCAAGGTGGGAGACCTGATGACGGACGAGGTTGTCGCCGTGGTGTCGGCCACCTCCTTCAAGGATGTGGCGAAATTGCTCGCACAGCACGACGTCAGCGGACTGCCCGTGGTCGATGACGAGGACCGCGTCGTCGGCGTCGTCTCCGAGAGTGATCTCCTGATCAGACAAGCGGCCCCCGTCGCCGCCGAATCCTCCGAGGCCTCTCCCCTCGCGGAAGTCACGGCGGGCGAGGTCATGTCCACGCCGGCGGTGACCATCCACGCGGAGGAGACCGCGGCCGACGCGGCCCGCCTGATGACACGCCGGAGCGTGGAACGACTCCCCGTTGTGGACGAGGAGGAACGTCTCGTGGGCATCGTCACCCGGCGTGACCTGCTGCGGCTCTTCCTGCGTCCGGATTCCGAGATTCGGCGCCGTGTGACCGATGACGTACTCGGCGACACCCTGGGGGTGCACGCCGAGGCAGTCGAGGTCCACGTCATCGACGGGGTCGTCACCCTGTCCGGCGTGGTGGACAGGCAGAGCCAGGTGCCGGTCCTGATCCGTCTGGTCGAACAGCTCGAGGGCGTGGTGGCGGTCGCGTCCGCTGTCACCGGCCGCGTCGACGACTCGTCACTCGCCCCAAGGGCCCGGACGCCTCAGAGCATGCCGTGGTGA